In Marmota flaviventris isolate mMarFla1 chromosome 17, mMarFla1.hap1, whole genome shotgun sequence, a single genomic region encodes these proteins:
- the Unk gene encoding RING finger protein unkempt homolog — translation MSKGPGPGGSAASSAPPAATAQVLQAQPEKPQHYTYLKEFRTEQCPLFVQHKCTQHRPYTCFHWHFVNQRRRRSIRRRDGTFNYSPDVYCTKYDEATGLCPEGDECPFLHRTTGDTERRYHLRYYKTGICIHETDSKGNCTKNGLHCAFAHGPHDLRSPVYDIRELQAMEALQNGQTTVESSIEGQSSGAASHAMIEKILSEEPRWQETAYVLGNYKTEPCKKPPRLCRQGYACPYYHNSKDRRRSPRKHKYRSSPCPNVKHGDEWGDPGKCENGDACQYCHTRTEQQFHPEIYKSTKCNDMQQSGSCPRGPFCAFAHVEQPPLSDDLQPSSAVSSPTQPGPILYMPSAAGDSVPVSPSSPHAPDLSALLCRSSSLGSPSNLCGSPPGPGRKPPNLESLVFPGEAGLAPGSYKKAPGFEREDQVGAEYLKTFKCQTKLKPHSLEPRSQEQPLLQPKQDVLGILPVGSPLTSSISSSITSSLAATPPSPAGTSSAPGMNANALPFYPTSDTVESVIESALDDLDLNEFGVAALEKTFDNSTVPHPSSITIGGSLLQSSAPVNIPGSLGSSTSFHSASPSPPVSLSSHFLQQPQGHLSQSENTFLGTSASHGSLGLNGMNSSIWEHFASGSFSPGTSPAFLSGPGAAELARLRQELDEANGTIKQWEESWKQAKQACDAWKKEAEEAGERASVAGAECELAREQRDALEVQVKKLQEELERLHAGPDPQALPTFPDLEALSLSTLYSLQKQLRAHLEQVDKAVFHMQSVKCLKCQEQTRAVLPCQHAVLCELCAEGSECPVCQPGRAHTLQS, via the exons GTACCTGAAGGAGTTCCGTACGGAGCAGTGCCCACTCTTTGTGCAACACAAATGTACGCAGCATCGGCCCTACACCTGTTTCCACTGGCACTTCGTGAACCAGCGGCGCCGCCGGTCCATTCGCCGTCGTGACGGCACCTTCAACTATAGTCCTGACGTCTACTGCACCAAGTACGACGAGGCAACAGGCCTCTGTCCAGAGGGCGACGA GTGCCCATTCCTGCACAGGACCACAGGAGACACTGAGCGCAGGTACCACCTTCGTTACTATAAAACTGGAATCTGCATTCACGAGACCGACTCAAAAGGCAACTGCACCAAGAACGGCCTGCACTGTGCTTTTGCCCATGGGCCCCATGACCTCCGCTCCCCTGTCTATGACATCAG gGAGCTCCAGGCCATGGAAGCCTTGCAGAATGGCCAGACCACAGTAGAGAGCAGCATAGAAGGCCAGTCTTCTGGGGCTGCAAGCCATGCAATGATAGAAAAAATCCTCAGTGAGGAGCCTCGCTGGCAAG AGACCGCTTATGTGCTGGGGAACTATAAGACGGAGCCGTGCAAGAAGCCCCCGCGGCTGTGCCGCCAGGGCTATGCCTGTCCCTACTACCACAACAGCAAGGACCGGCGGCGGAGCCCCCGGAAGCACAAATACAG GTCGTCTCCTTGTCCAAATGTCAAACATGGGGACGAGTGGGGAGATCCCGGCAAGTGTGAGAACGGAGATGCCTGCCAGTATTGCCATACCCGCACAGAGCAGCAGTTCCACCCGGAG ATCTACAAATCCACCAAGTGCAATGACATGCAGCAGTCAGGGAGCTGTCCCCGAGGACCTTTCTGCGCCTTTGCTCATGTAGAAC AGCCACCCCTAAGTGACGACCTGCAGCCTTCCTCAGCTGTGTCCAGCCCCACCCAGCCAGGTCCCATCTTGTACATGCCATCTGCTGCTGGAGACTCGGTGCCTGTGAGCCCCTCCAGCCCGCATGCCCCCGACCTCAGCGCT CTCCTCTGCAGGAGcagcagcctgggcagcccaTCCAACCTGTGTGGCTCCCCACCGGGCCCTGGTAGGAAGCCACCAAACCTGGAGAGTCTCGTCTTTCCTGGGGAGGCTGGCCTAGCCCCTGGCAGCTACAAGAAAGCTCCTGGCTTTGAGAGGGAAGACCAGGTGGGAGCCGAGTACCTGAAAACTTTCAAATGCCAG ACCAAACTGAAACCCCATTCACTAGAGCCCAGGAGTCAAGAGCAGCCTCTGCTTCAGCCCAAACAG GACGTGCTGGGCATCCTCCCTGTGGGCAGCCCTCTGACCTCAAGCATCTCTTCCAGTATCACCTCCAGCCTGGcagccacaccccccagccctgcAGGCACCAGCAGCGCCCCTGGCATGAATGCAAACGCTCTGCCCTTCTATCCCACCAGTGACACGGTAGAATCGGTCATAG AATCTGCCTTGGATGATCTGGACCTGAACGAGTTTGGGGTGGCTGCCCTGGAGAAGACTTTCGATAATAGCACAGTGCCCCACCCCAGCAGCATCACAATCG GTGGCAGTTTGCTGCAGAGTTCTGCACCTGTGAATATCCCTGGCTCCCTGGGCAGCTCTACCTCCTTCCACTCTGCGTCCCCCTCTCCTCCTGTCAGCCTCTCTTCACATTTTCTACAGCAGCCCCAGGGTCACCTGAGCCAGTCAGAAAACACATTTTTGGGgacctcagcatcacatggatcTTTAG GTCTGAATGGAATGAACAGCAGCATCTGGGAGCACTTTGCCTCTGGAAGCTTCTCCCCAGGGACTTCCCCTGCCTTCCTATCAGGGCCAGGGGCTGCTGAGCTGGCCCGGCTTCGGCAAGAGCTAGATGAAGCCAACGGGACCATCAAGCAGTGGGAAGAGTCCTGGAAGCAGGCCAAGCAG GCTTGTGATGCCTGgaagaaggaggcagaggaggccgGCGAGCGGGCCAGTGTGGCAGGTGCTGAATGCGAGCTGGCTCGGGAACAGCGGGATGCGCTGGAGGTGCAGGTGAAGAAGCTCCAGGAAGAGCTAGAGCGGCTGCATGCAGGGCCTgacccccaggccctgcccaccttccctgacctggaggcactCTCGCTCTCTACTCTCTACTCCCTCCAGAAGCAGCTGCGGGCCCATCTGGAACAAGTGGACAAG GCTGTGTTCCACATGCAGTCGGTGAAATGCCTTAAGTGTCAGGAGCAGACTCGGGCGGTGCTACCGTGCCAACACGCCGTGCTGTGCGAGCTGTGTGCCGAGGGCAGTGAATGCCCTGTCTGCCAACCCGGCAGGGCCCATACCCTCCAGTCGTGA